Part of the Candidatus Binatus sp. genome is shown below.
AGAGTTACCGGGACGATATCGGGATTTCAGGCGGCAATTTCCGGCAATCAGCGGAGCCTACGACGATCTCGGACGCATGATCGCCGAGGCCGGCCCGCTGAACGAAAAGCATATCCAGCTCATCAAGCTCGGGATGGCGGTCGCCTCTGGACAGGAGGGCGCGGTCCATTCCCATGCCCGGCGCGCGCTTGAGGCGGGCGCCAAGCCCGAAGAGGTCCGGCAGGTCGCGCTGCTCGCCATGACCACGGTCGGGTTTCCGCGGATGATGGCGGGTTTGTCGTGGATCGACGACGTCCTCAATGGGCAGGGGCTGACCCCTGCACCCGGTGTTAAGAAACAGCGTGGCGGCGGCCGGCGATAGAGCGGTTGCGATGCAAGTCGCCCGGGCGAGGGAATTATGGACTTCGAATTGAACGAAGAGCAGCGGATGTTCCGGGACAGCTTGCGGAAATTCCTCGACGCGGAGCTCCGCCCGCTCGACGATCGGTGGGGCGACCTCGAGATGACCGCGCAGCGCGCCAAGCCGCTGCTCAAGATGCTCATACCGTGGGGCTACGTGGGCGCCGAAGGAATCCTGGCCGGCGGCTCCGAACCGATCATCAGATGCGTCCAGAGCGAGGAACTGTCGGCCACTTTCCCGGGTCTGTCCGGGATGTCGGGGATAACCGCCGGCGCCACCTCGCTGATCGCCGCCAGTGCGCATCCCGACCTGGCGCAGCGGCTGGTTGGGCCGCTCTCGCAAGGCGATCTGATCGGATGTATCGCGACCACCGAGCCGGAAGCGGGTTCCGATCCGTCGGGGATCAAAAGCCGCGCCGAGCGCAAGGGCAACCATTGGGTAATCAACGGCGCGAAGAGCTGGATCAGCAACGGAAGCGTCGCCGACATCGCGGTGGTGCTGGCGCAGACCGATGCCGCCAAAGGGCCCGCGGGATTCCGCCACTTCGTGATTGACCGGCGGGAGTCTCCGTTCGACAGCCGCGAGATCCAGACGATCGGGCTGCGCTCCTTTCCCACCTCGGAAATG
Proteins encoded:
- a CDS encoding carboxymuconolactone decarboxylase family protein; translated protein: MKELPGRYRDFRRQFPAISGAYDDLGRMIAEAGPLNEKHIQLIKLGMAVASGQEGAVHSHARRALEAGAKPEEVRQVALLAMTTVGFPRMMAGLSWIDDVLNGQGLTPAPGVKKQRGGGRR
- a CDS encoding acyl-CoA dehydrogenase family protein, with protein sequence MDFELNEEQRMFRDSLRKFLDAELRPLDDRWGDLEMTAQRAKPLLKMLIPWGYVGAEGILAGGSEPIIRCVQSEELSATFPGLSGMSGITAGATSLIAASAHPDLAQRLVGPLSQGDLIGCIATTEPEAGSDPSGIKSRAERKGNHWVINGAKSWISNGSVADIAVVLAQTDAAKGPAGFRHFVIDRRESPFDSREIQTIGLRSFPTSEMFFNDVEVPETNVLGGWQSETVSPERAFQRTLALFSHARAGTGMMAVGIARQAYEIALKYVQIRKQFGKEIIRHQLVAAMVAEMATEIDAARLLCHRAFLALGRGRADVEASMAKWYATEAAVKVASTAIQCMGANGLATENRVERCMRDARMLTMPDGTTQIQKLIIGRALTGRSAIR